One segment of Campylobacter hominis ATCC BAA-381 DNA contains the following:
- a CDS encoding DNA-directed RNA polymerase subunit alpha has protein sequence MRKITTSAYMPTEIEVENVSENVAKIIAYPFETGYAVTLAHPLRRLLYTSTVGYAPTAVKIDGVSHEFDSMRGMLEDVAIFIINLKGIRFKIKGDSKREVIEYNFTGPKEITGKDLNNDIVEIVNPDAYLATINEDADLKFSVVIEKGIGYVPSESIRDYVSSDYIALDAFFTPVIRAIYDIENVFVEDNPDYEKIIFTITTDGQVSAVDAFKNALEAMYQQMSVFKGIVDIDTGKSFTKQIPSGEHSKLFESIENLNLSARSFNCLEKADIKFVGEIVIMDESELKGIKNLGKKSLEEIKSVMEEIGYPIGNEEIKDKKEVLSKKIAELKKKAKDDK, from the coding sequence ATGAGAAAAATCACAACATCAGCTTATATGCCAACTGAAATTGAAGTTGAAAATGTCAGCGAAAATGTTGCTAAAATTATAGCTTATCCATTTGAAACGGGATATGCGGTTACTCTTGCACACCCTTTAAGAAGACTTCTTTATACAAGTACAGTCGGTTATGCGCCGACTGCCGTTAAAATTGACGGTGTTAGTCATGAATTTGACAGTATGAGAGGTATGCTTGAAGATGTCGCAATTTTTATTATAAATCTAAAAGGAATAAGATTTAAGATAAAAGGTGATTCAAAAAGAGAAGTTATCGAATACAATTTTACCGGTCCAAAAGAAATTACAGGCAAAGATTTAAATAACGATATTGTAGAAATAGTAAATCCTGATGCTTATTTGGCAACAATAAACGAAGATGCGGATTTGAAATTTAGCGTTGTAATAGAAAAAGGAATCGGATATGTGCCGAGTGAATCTATTAGAGATTATGTAAGTAGCGATTATATTGCGCTTGATGCATTCTTTACACCTGTAATTCGCGCTATTTATGATATAGAAAATGTATTCGTAGAAGATAATCCCGATTATGAAAAAATCATTTTTACAATCACAACCGACGGTCAAGTAAGTGCGGTTGACGCATTCAAAAATGCACTTGAAGCAATGTATCAACAAATGTCAGTTTTCAAAGGCATTGTAGATATCGATACCGGCAAAAGTTTCACAAAACAAATTCCAAGCGGTGAACATTCAAAACTTTTTGAAAGCATTGAAAATTTAAATTTGAGCGCAAGAAGCTTTAATTGTTTGGAAAAAGCGGATATCAAATTTGTCGGTGAAATTGTTATTATGGACGAAAGCGAATTAAAAGGTATTAAAAATTTAGGTAAAAAATCTCTCGAAGAAATTAAATCCGTTATGGAAGAAATCGGTTATCCGATAGGAAATGAAGAGATTAAAGACAAAAAAGAAGTGCTTAGCAAAAAAATAGCTGAGCTTAAAAAGAAAGCTAAGGATGATAAATGA
- the infA gene encoding translation initiation factor IF-1, which translates to MSKDDVIEIDGNVIEALPNATFKVELDNKHVILCHIAGKMRMHYIKIMPGDRVKVELTPYSLDKGRITYRYK; encoded by the coding sequence ATGTCAAAAGACGACGTAATCGAGATTGATGGAAATGTCATTGAAGCATTGCCAAATGCTACTTTTAAAGTAGAACTTGACAACAAACATGTAATTTTGTGTCATATTGCAGGAAAAATGAGAATGCACTATATCAAAATTATGCCAGGAGACAGAGTAAAAGTCGAACTTACACCCTATAGCCTTGATAAAGGTCGAATCACATATAGGTATAAGTAA
- the rpsD gene encoding 30S ribosomal protein S4 translates to MSRYTGPVEKLERRLGVDLFMKGERRLAGKSALLKRPYAPGQHGQRRAKVSEYGSQLREKQKAKFMYGLSEKQFRRLFKEAARREGNTGEILVQLLEQRLDNLVYRMGFATTRRFARQLVTHGHILVDGKRVDIPSYSVKVGQKIEIAEKSKNNPQILRAVELTAQTGIVAWVDVEKDKKFGIFTRKPERDEIVIPIEERFIVELYSK, encoded by the coding sequence ATGTCAAGATATACAGGTCCAGTTGAAAAATTAGAAAGAAGACTTGGCGTTGATCTTTTTATGAAAGGCGAAAGAAGACTTGCTGGCAAATCAGCACTCTTGAAACGTCCTTATGCACCGGGACAACACGGACAAAGACGCGCAAAAGTAAGTGAATACGGCTCACAATTAAGAGAAAAACAAAAAGCGAAATTTATGTACGGTTTAAGTGAAAAACAATTTAGAAGATTGTTTAAAGAAGCTGCCAGAAGAGAAGGAAACACAGGAGAAATTCTGGTTCAACTTTTGGAACAAAGACTTGATAATTTAGTTTATCGTATGGGCTTTGCTACAACTCGCAGATTTGCTCGCCAACTTGTTACTCACGGACACATTTTGGTAGACGGCAAAAGAGTGGATATACCGTCATATAGCGTAAAAGTAGGTCAAAAAATCGAAATAGCGGAAAAAAGTAAAAATAATCCGCAAATTTTGCGCGCTGTAGAACTTACAGCTCAAACAGGAATTGTTGCGTGGGTAGATGTGGAGAAAGATAAAAAATTCGGAATTTTCACACGCAAACCTGAAAGAGATGAAATTGTTATTCCTATTGAGGAAAGATTTATAGTAGAGCTTTACTCTAAATAA
- the rpmJ gene encoding 50S ribosomal protein L36, with the protein MKVRPSVKKMCDKCKIVKRKGVVHVICENPKHKQRQG; encoded by the coding sequence ATGAAAGTTCGTCCTTCTGTGAAGAAGATGTGTGACAAATGTAAAATTGTCAAGCGTAAAGGTGTTGTTCACGTAATTTGTGAAAATCCAAAACATAAACAAAGACAAGGATAA
- the rpsK gene encoding 30S ribosomal protein S11: MAEKKILKKKVVKKSIAKGIVYISATFNNTMVTVTDEMGNAIAWSSAGALNFKGSKKSTPYAAQQAVEDALNKAKEHGIKEVGIKVQGPGSGRETAVKSIGAIEGIKVTFFKDITPLAHNGCRPPKRRRV, translated from the coding sequence ATGGCGGAAAAGAAAATATTAAAGAAAAAAGTAGTTAAAAAAAGTATAGCAAAAGGTATTGTTTATATATCTGCTACATTTAATAACACAATGGTTACAGTTACCGACGAAATGGGCAATGCAATTGCTTGGAGCAGTGCAGGAGCGCTTAATTTTAAAGGAAGTAAAAAATCAACTCCATATGCTGCGCAACAAGCTGTTGAAGACGCATTAAATAAAGCAAAAGAGCATGGAATAAAAGAAGTCGGTATCAAAGTTCAAGGTCCGGGAAGCGGTAGAGAAACTGCTGTAAAAAGCATTGGTGCGATTGAAGGAATAAAAGTTACATTTTTTAAAGATATTACACCATTAGCACACAATGGTTGCCGTCCACCAAAAAGACGCCGAGTGTAA
- the tkt gene encoding transketolase, with the protein MNEKISNTIKFLSADMIQKANSGHPGTPMGLSDVITVLMRHIRHNPKNPKWLNRDRLVFSGGHASALIYSYLYLTGYDLSLDDLKSFRQIYSKTPGHPEITTPGIEIATGPLGQGIANAVGFAMAAKFAANLLNEDKNKIIDHKVYCICGDGDLEEGISYEACSIAGNQNLDNLVIIYDSNNITIDGNTNITWDEDVKVRFEAQGFEVARIDGHNFDQIEFALNEVANKTKPYLIIVNTAIGKGALELEGSAKTHGSPLGEDLIARAKKAVDFDPQKSFFVDEDVLFETRSAIEKGDLAEKLWNEKVEKLSDDKRKILNELQNPDFSKIVFPDFSGQKIATRESNGKILNAISEAIPGFLGGSADLAASNKTALKNSGDFPYGKNIHYGIREHAMAAIGNAFARYGLFIPFSATFFIFSDYMKSGVRLAALMGLRHYFVFTHDSIGVGEDGPTHEPIEQLGTFRSMPDFYTFRPADGNENVECWKIALNNSKPAAFVCSRQGLESLPKAVFGSVKNGAYLVKETKDAKITLIASGSEVELCLKAAEILKSENINANVVSTPCFELLCEQNEDYINKILKGKILAVEAASGLEWYKFADEIFGMKTFGASGKASDLFKHFGFTDKNIAETAKKLMKK; encoded by the coding sequence ATGAATGAAAAAATTTCAAACACAATAAAATTTTTAAGTGCGGATATGATCCAAAAAGCAAATTCAGGACATCCTGGAACACCTATGGGATTAAGCGATGTTATAACTGTACTTATGCGCCATATCCGCCATAATCCAAAGAATCCGAAATGGTTGAATCGTGACAGATTGGTATTTTCAGGTGGCCACGCAAGCGCTTTGATTTACAGCTATTTATATCTTACAGGTTATGATTTGAGCTTAGATGATCTTAAAAGTTTTCGTCAAATTTACAGTAAAACTCCGGGACATCCTGAAATCACAACTCCTGGAATTGAAATAGCAACAGGACCGCTTGGTCAAGGCATAGCAAATGCAGTCGGTTTTGCAATGGCAGCAAAATTTGCCGCAAATTTACTGAATGAAGATAAAAATAAAATTATAGATCATAAAGTTTATTGTATTTGTGGCGATGGCGATTTGGAGGAAGGTATAAGCTATGAAGCCTGCTCAATTGCCGGAAATCAGAATTTGGATAATTTGGTAATAATTTATGATTCAAACAATATCACAATTGACGGCAATACAAACATTACGTGGGATGAAGATGTAAAAGTGCGCTTTGAAGCACAAGGTTTTGAAGTAGCAAGAATCGACGGACACAATTTTGATCAAATCGAATTTGCATTAAATGAAGTAGCCAACAAGACAAAGCCATATTTAATTATCGTAAATACAGCAATCGGAAAAGGCGCTTTAGAGCTTGAAGGAAGTGCAAAAACTCATGGTTCGCCACTTGGAGAAGACTTAATTGCAAGAGCTAAAAAAGCGGTCGATTTTGATCCGCAAAAAAGTTTTTTTGTTGATGAAGACGTACTTTTTGAGACACGATCCGCAATAGAAAAAGGCGATTTGGCAGAAAAACTTTGGAATGAAAAAGTGGAAAAATTAAGCGATGATAAACGTAAAATTTTAAATGAACTGCAAAATCCTGATTTTTCAAAAATTGTTTTTCCTGATTTTAGCGGTCAAAAAATCGCAACCAGAGAGAGTAACGGTAAAATTTTAAATGCAATAAGTGAAGCAATTCCGGGATTTCTAGGTGGAAGTGCAGATCTTGCCGCATCAAACAAAACCGCTCTTAAAAATTCAGGCGATTTTCCGTACGGAAAGAATATTCACTATGGTATTCGAGAACACGCGATGGCTGCAATCGGCAACGCATTCGCAAGATACGGTCTTTTCATACCGTTTTCCGCTACATTTTTTATTTTCAGCGATTATATGAAATCAGGTGTAAGACTTGCCGCACTTATGGGATTACGTCATTATTTTGTTTTTACTCACGATAGTATCGGAGTCGGCGAAGACGGTCCTACACATGAACCTATAGAACAACTTGGCACATTTCGCTCAATGCCTGATTTTTATACATTTAGACCGGCTGATGGAAATGAAAACGTAGAGTGCTGGAAAATAGCGTTAAACAACTCGAAACCTGCAGCTTTTGTGTGTTCAAGACAAGGACTTGAAAGTCTGCCGAAAGCCGTTTTCGGAAGCGTAAAAAATGGAGCTTATCTGGTAAAAGAAACAAAAGATGCAAAAATTACACTGATTGCAAGCGGAAGCGAAGTGGAGCTTTGCTTGAAAGCGGCTGAAATTTTAAAAAGCGAAAATATAAATGCAAATGTTGTATCTACGCCTTGTTTCGAGCTTTTATGTGAGCAGAATGAAGATTATATAAATAAAATTTTAAAAGGTAAAATTTTAGCCGTTGAGGCTGCAAGCGGTCTTGAATGGTATAAATTCGCAGATGAAATTTTCGGTATGAAAACATTTGGTGCAAGCGGCAAAGCGAGCGATCTTTTTAAACATTTCGGATTTACCGATAAAAATATCGCAGAAACTGCAAAAAAATTAATGAAAAAGTAG
- the rplQ gene encoding 50S ribosomal protein L17, whose amino-acid sequence MRHKNGYRKLGRTSSHRAALLKNLTIAIVKNGKIETTLEKAKELRSYVEKLITRARKGDFNAHKFVFAALQDKEATNMLVNEVAPKFATKNGGYTRIIKTRTRRGDAAEMAYIELINE is encoded by the coding sequence ATGAGACACAAGAACGGATATAGAAAATTAGGTAGAACTTCATCTCATCGTGCAGCTTTGCTAAAAAATTTAACAATCGCAATTGTTAAAAACGGCAAAATTGAAACAACACTTGAAAAAGCAAAAGAGCTTAGAAGTTATGTAGAAAAACTAATTACACGCGCAAGAAAAGGCGATTTCAATGCGCATAAATTTGTTTTTGCAGCTTTGCAAGACAAAGAAGCTACAAATATGCTTGTTAATGAAGTAGCTCCAAAATTCGCTACTAAAAACGGCGGATATACTCGTATAATAAAAACTCGCACACGTCGTGGTGATGCCGCTGAAATGGCATATATTGAGTTGATTAACGAATAA
- the rpsM gene encoding 30S ribosomal protein S13, with the protein MARISGVDLPKKKRIEYGLTYIYGIGLFTSRKILDATGISYDKRVADLSEDEVAAIRKEIQEHYMVEGDLRKEVSMNIKSLMDLGCYRGLRHIKGLPVRGQKTKTNARTRKGKRKTVGAVSAAANKE; encoded by the coding sequence ATGGCTCGTATATCAGGTGTAGATTTACCAAAGAAAAAAAGAATTGAATACGGCCTAACTTATATCTATGGTATAGGTCTTTTTACTTCAAGAAAAATTCTTGATGCAACAGGCATTTCTTATGACAAAAGAGTCGCTGATTTAAGCGAAGATGAAGTCGCTGCAATCCGTAAAGAAATCCAAGAACATTATATGGTTGAAGGTGATTTAAGAAAAGAAGTTTCTATGAATATCAAATCACTTATGGATTTAGGTTGTTACCGTGGTTTAAGACATATAAAAGGTCTTCCTGTGCGCGGTCAAAAAACAAAAACAAACGCAAGAACCAGAAAAGGTAAACGTAAAACTGTAGGTGCAGTATCAGCTGCTGCCAATAAGGAATAG